In Afipia sp. GAS231, a single window of DNA contains:
- a CDS encoding bifunctional alpha/beta hydrolase/OsmC family protein — translation MPTERFQFAGEGGHQLAAALDLPDGPVTAYALFAHCFTCGKDVLAAKRIATALAAKGIAVLRFDFTGLGSSEGDFANSTFSSNVADLVHAADHLRETRGVPAILIGHSLGGAAILAAAGRIPDAKAVVTVAAPSDPAHVTHLFKDKIEDIRTQGEVEVQLAGRPFNIKREFLDDIAEHSLMADVAKLHKALLVMHSPTDDTVGIDNATNIFLAAKHPKSFVSLSGADHLLSAKRDSAYVADVIAAWAERYVEPVAAPVAVAAEGPRNVVVRETRAGKFQQTVTSGPHQMLADEPVAAGGEDSGPGPYDLLLSALGACTSMTMRMYADRKSLPVERITVTLKHNKIHAEDCAECETKEGLIDQIDRVISVEGALDADQRKRLMEIADKCPVHRTLTSEVRILTKAAD, via the coding sequence GTGCCCACGGAACGCTTTCAATTCGCGGGAGAAGGCGGCCATCAGCTTGCCGCCGCGCTGGACCTGCCGGACGGGCCGGTCACGGCCTATGCGCTGTTCGCGCATTGCTTCACCTGTGGCAAGGACGTGCTGGCGGCCAAACGCATTGCGACCGCGCTTGCGGCCAAAGGCATCGCGGTGCTGCGGTTCGACTTTACGGGCTTGGGCTCCAGCGAAGGTGATTTCGCCAACTCGACCTTCTCGTCGAACGTCGCCGATCTCGTCCACGCCGCCGATCATTTGCGCGAAACACGCGGCGTTCCCGCGATCCTGATCGGCCACAGCCTGGGCGGCGCTGCGATCCTGGCTGCGGCCGGCCGAATTCCGGATGCGAAAGCGGTCGTGACGGTCGCCGCGCCCTCCGATCCTGCCCATGTCACGCACCTCTTCAAGGACAAGATCGAGGACATCCGCACCCAGGGCGAAGTCGAGGTTCAGCTCGCCGGCCGGCCGTTCAACATCAAACGCGAATTCCTCGACGACATCGCCGAGCATAGCCTGATGGCTGATGTCGCCAAGCTGCACAAGGCGCTGCTGGTCATGCATTCGCCGACCGACGACACCGTCGGCATCGACAATGCCACCAACATCTTCCTGGCCGCCAAACACCCCAAGAGCTTTGTTTCGCTGTCGGGCGCGGATCATCTGCTCTCGGCGAAGCGCGACAGCGCCTACGTCGCCGACGTCATCGCGGCCTGGGCCGAACGTTACGTCGAGCCCGTCGCCGCACCGGTCGCCGTGGCGGCGGAAGGGCCGCGCAACGTCGTGGTGCGCGAGACCCGCGCCGGCAAATTCCAGCAGACGGTGACATCAGGCCCGCATCAGATGCTGGCCGACGAACCCGTCGCCGCCGGCGGCGAGGATAGCGGCCCCGGTCCCTATGATCTGCTGCTGTCGGCGCTCGGCGCCTGCACCTCGATGACGATGCGGATGTATGCCGACCGCAAATCGCTGCCGGTGGAGCGCATCACCGTGACGCTGAAGCACAACAAGATCCACGCCGAAGACTGCGCCGAATGCGAAACCAAGGAAGGCCTGATCGATCAGATCGACCGGGTGATTTCGGTCGAGGGCGCGCTCGATGCCGATCAGCGCAAGCGGTTGATGGAAATCGCCGACAAATGCCCGGTGCATCGCACGCTCACGTCGGAGGTGCGGATTTTGACCAAGGCAGCGGACTAG
- a CDS encoding tartrate dehydrogenase translates to MSKKTYRIAVIPGDGIGKEVVPEGLRVLEAAAKKHGVAVHFDHFDFASWDYYEKHGEMMPEDWKAKIGKHDAIYFGAVGWPAKIPDHISLWGSLIKFRREFDQYVNLRPVRLMPGVPSPLANRKPGDIDFWVVRENTEGEYSSVGGRMFPDTDREFVTQQTVMTRIGVDRILKFAFELAQSRPKQHLTSATKSNGISITMPYWDERVEAMAKNFPKVKWDKYHIDILTANFVLHPDWFDVVVGSNLFGDILSDLGPACTGTIGIAPSGNINPPGLFPSVFEPVHGSAPDIAGQGIANPIGMIWSGAMMLEHLGEKQAADSIVAAIERTLGERTLRTRDLGGNADTTACGKAVAEMVD, encoded by the coding sequence ATGAGCAAGAAAACCTATCGGATCGCGGTCATTCCCGGCGACGGCATCGGCAAGGAAGTGGTGCCGGAAGGCCTGCGCGTGCTGGAAGCGGCGGCGAAAAAGCATGGCGTCGCCGTGCATTTCGATCATTTCGACTTCGCGTCCTGGGACTATTACGAAAAGCACGGCGAGATGATGCCGGAGGACTGGAAGGCCAAGATCGGCAAGCACGATGCGATCTATTTCGGCGCGGTCGGCTGGCCCGCGAAAATCCCCGATCACATTTCGTTGTGGGGATCGCTGATCAAGTTCCGCAGGGAGTTCGATCAGTACGTCAACCTGCGCCCGGTGCGGCTGATGCCCGGCGTGCCGTCGCCGCTTGCCAACCGCAAGCCCGGCGATATCGATTTCTGGGTGGTGCGCGAAAACACCGAGGGGGAATATTCCTCCGTCGGCGGCCGCATGTTCCCCGATACCGACCGCGAATTCGTCACCCAGCAGACCGTGATGACGCGGATCGGCGTCGACCGCATTCTCAAGTTCGCGTTCGAACTGGCACAGTCGCGGCCGAAGCAGCACCTGACCTCGGCCACCAAGTCCAACGGCATCTCGATCACGATGCCCTATTGGGACGAGCGCGTGGAGGCGATGGCAAAGAATTTTCCCAAGGTGAAGTGGGACAAGTACCACATCGACATCCTCACCGCGAACTTCGTGCTGCACCCGGACTGGTTCGATGTCGTGGTCGGCTCCAACCTGTTCGGCGACATTCTGTCGGATCTCGGTCCGGCCTGCACCGGCACCATCGGCATCGCGCCATCCGGTAACATCAATCCGCCCGGGCTGTTTCCATCGGTGTTCGAGCCGGTGCACGGCTCGGCACCGGATATTGCGGGGCAGGGCATCGCCAACCCGATCGGCATGATCTGGTCGGGTGCGATGATGCTAGAGCATCTCGGCGAGAAGCAGGCGGCGGATTCGATCGTCGCCGCGATCGAGCGCACGCTGGGTGAGCGCACGCTGCGGACGCGCGATCTCGGCGGCAATGCCGACACGACGGCATGCGGCAAGGCTGTCGCGGAGATGGTGGACTAG
- a CDS encoding MFS transporter, with the protein MTDQAIKPADDHLDIRDVERRIKAIFIGSVGNLVEWYDFYAYTAFALYFAPAFFPNSDPVVQQLNAAVLFAATFLMRPLGGWLFGFIADRHGRRLSLTLSVVCMCFGSLIIAVTPTYASIGIAAPAILALARIIEGLSLGGEYGASATYLSEVADPRHRGFYSSFQYVTLIGGQLTAIIVLLLLQKVFLTPEELRAWGWRIPFVIGAALAIFAAVMRRNLHETEAFEEAKKLTKPSGSIAGLLKYPRELLLVVGLTAGGTAAFYTFTTYMQTFVKLSVGLTEDQTTFVIFGSLIFATLLQPLYGALSDRIGRKPLLIFFGVVGTLATVPILTTLKETKSPFTAFLLICAAWIFVAGYTSINAIVKAELFPTNVRALGVGLPYAITVSIFGGTAPAVALYFKSLGHEDWFYYYLSGMICLSLIIYSTMRDTKHDSAMHRHE; encoded by the coding sequence ATGACCGATCAAGCCATCAAACCCGCGGACGATCACCTCGACATCCGCGATGTCGAACGCCGGATCAAGGCGATCTTCATCGGCTCGGTCGGCAACCTGGTCGAATGGTACGATTTCTACGCCTATACCGCGTTCGCGCTGTATTTCGCGCCGGCGTTCTTCCCGAACAGCGATCCCGTCGTGCAGCAGCTCAACGCGGCGGTGCTGTTCGCCGCGACCTTCCTGATGCGGCCGCTCGGCGGCTGGCTGTTCGGCTTCATCGCCGACCGCCATGGCCGGCGGCTGTCGCTGACGCTGTCGGTGGTCTGCATGTGCTTCGGCTCGCTGATCATCGCGGTGACGCCGACCTATGCCTCGATCGGCATCGCCGCGCCCGCCATTCTCGCTTTGGCACGCATCATCGAGGGCCTCAGCCTCGGCGGCGAATACGGTGCCAGCGCCACCTATCTCAGCGAAGTCGCCGATCCCAGGCACCGAGGCTTCTATTCGAGCTTCCAGTACGTCACCCTGATCGGCGGTCAGCTCACTGCGATCATCGTGCTGTTGCTGCTGCAGAAGGTGTTTCTGACGCCTGAAGAGCTGCGCGCCTGGGGCTGGCGGATTCCATTCGTGATCGGCGCCGCGCTTGCGATCTTCGCCGCGGTGATGCGGCGTAACCTGCACGAGACCGAAGCGTTCGAGGAAGCCAAGAAGCTGACAAAGCCGTCGGGCTCGATCGCCGGCCTGCTGAAATATCCGCGTGAGCTGTTGCTGGTGGTCGGCCTCACCGCCGGCGGCACCGCGGCGTTCTACACCTTCACGACCTACATGCAGACCTTTGTGAAACTGTCGGTCGGCCTCACCGAAGACCAGACCACGTTCGTGATCTTCGGCTCGCTGATCTTCGCGACGCTGCTGCAACCGCTCTACGGCGCGCTGTCCGACCGGATCGGCCGCAAGCCGCTCTTGATCTTCTTCGGTGTCGTCGGCACGCTGGCGACGGTGCCGATCCTGACCACGCTGAAGGAGACCAAATCGCCGTTCACGGCGTTCCTGCTGATCTGCGCCGCCTGGATCTTCGTCGCCGGTTACACCTCGATCAACGCAATCGTGAAGGCGGAATTGTTCCCGACCAATGTCCGCGCGCTTGGTGTCGGCCTGCCCTATGCTATCACCGTGTCGATCTTCGGCGGTACCGCGCCCGCGGTCGCGCTCTACTTCAAGAGTCTCGGGCACGAGGACTGGTTCTACTACTATCTCAGCGGCATGATCTGCCTGTCGCTGATCATCTATTCCACCATGCGCGACACCAAGCATGACTCGGCGATGCATCGTCACGAGTGA
- a CDS encoding YeeE/YedE family protein, translating into MDSAQIVILSALVIGLIYGAVGLLSGFCMMSSLRGWWAEGDDRLVRTYALAIGVAVAATQWLVAGGFVDIGKSIYLQPSFSAPLMFFGGLLFGYGMVLSNGCGSRALVLLGRGNLRSFVVVVVLAIFAQMTLKGLIAPGRIAMVGASQATVKANSIPALLAAAGLSEMTAHMLTGWVISSALMIFAFVHPAFRRSPGQIAAGLVVGALVAAGWYATGYLGADDFNPTPVTSLTFIAPIADALQYVMLSTGSTLNFGIVTVFGVFAGSFVTALLTGRFHLEGYQSPRHMLRSAGGAALMGVGGVMAFGCSVGQGLTGVSTLALASLVAVAGIMLGTAAALRGALRVRPLATA; encoded by the coding sequence ATGGACTCCGCTCAAATCGTGATCCTCTCCGCCCTCGTGATCGGCCTGATCTACGGTGCGGTCGGGCTGCTGTCCGGGTTCTGCATGATGTCGAGCCTGCGCGGCTGGTGGGCGGAGGGCGACGACCGGCTGGTGCGCACCTATGCGCTGGCGATCGGGGTCGCGGTCGCCGCGACACAATGGCTGGTGGCGGGCGGCTTCGTTGACATCGGCAAGTCGATCTATCTGCAGCCGTCGTTCTCGGCGCCGCTGATGTTCTTCGGTGGGCTGTTGTTCGGCTACGGCATGGTGCTGTCGAACGGCTGCGGCTCGCGCGCGCTGGTGCTGCTCGGGCGCGGCAATCTGCGTTCCTTCGTCGTCGTGGTCGTGCTGGCGATCTTTGCCCAGATGACGCTGAAAGGTCTGATCGCGCCGGGGCGGATCGCCATGGTCGGCGCCTCGCAGGCCACGGTAAAAGCGAATTCGATTCCGGCACTGCTGGCTGCCGCGGGTTTGAGCGAAATGACGGCGCACATGCTGACGGGTTGGGTGATATCTTCGGCGCTGATGATCTTCGCCTTTGTGCATCCGGCGTTCCGGCGTTCGCCGGGCCAGATTGCCGCGGGCCTTGTGGTGGGCGCACTCGTCGCGGCCGGCTGGTACGCGACCGGTTATCTCGGCGCCGACGACTTCAACCCGACGCCGGTGACCTCGCTGACCTTCATCGCGCCGATCGCGGACGCGCTGCAATATGTCATGCTGTCGACGGGATCGACGCTGAATTTCGGCATCGTCACGGTGTTCGGTGTGTTCGCCGGCAGCTTCGTCACCGCGCTGCTGACCGGGCGTTTTCACCTCGAAGGCTATCAATCGCCGCGCCACATGCTGCGCTCGGCCGGCGGCGCTGCGCTGATGGGCGTGGGCGGTGTGATGGCGTTTGGCTGCTCGGTCGGGCAGGGGCTGACAGGTGTTTCTACGCTGGCGCTGGCGTCGCTGGTTGCCGTCGCCGGAATCATGCTCGGCACCGCCGCCGCCCTGCGCGGCGCTCTGCGTGTGCGGCCGCTGGCAACGGCCTAG
- a CDS encoding NAD(P)-dependent oxidoreductase encodes MRGVFVDANESLAVIFERLHKAGDPEVRINRNPDIKPEDYPKILDGAEIAIVDHTALPTEIAKQCKGLKHVVFLGTGARSYMNPEELAELGISVHLIKGYGDTAVAECAIALMWEAARGLAKMDRGNRAGNWLRDDGMQLTGKTLGLIGFGGIAAEVARIALGSGMRVIAWNRSPKKFPKVEFVEYEELLTDSDVISIHLLLNDETRGMVSRACFEAMKVGAILVNTARGAIVDEEAMIDALKSGQLRHAGLDVFNTEPLPADHPLTKLPNVTLSAHSAFRTPEASENLMSAAWVHCRRIAK; translated from the coding sequence GTGCGTGGAGTTTTTGTCGACGCCAATGAATCGCTGGCCGTGATCTTCGAGCGGCTGCACAAAGCAGGCGATCCCGAAGTGCGGATCAACCGCAACCCCGATATCAAGCCGGAAGACTATCCAAAAATACTCGACGGCGCCGAAATCGCGATCGTCGATCACACCGCATTGCCGACCGAGATCGCCAAGCAATGCAAGGGGCTGAAGCACGTCGTGTTCCTCGGCACCGGCGCGCGCAGCTACATGAATCCGGAAGAGCTCGCCGAGCTCGGCATCTCCGTGCACCTGATCAAGGGCTATGGCGACACCGCGGTGGCGGAATGCGCGATTGCGCTGATGTGGGAAGCCGCGCGGGGACTAGCGAAGATGGACCGCGGCAACCGCGCCGGCAACTGGCTGCGCGACGACGGCATGCAGTTGACCGGCAAGACACTCGGCCTGATCGGTTTCGGCGGCATCGCGGCCGAAGTCGCGCGGATCGCGCTCGGCAGCGGCATGCGCGTGATCGCCTGGAACCGGTCGCCGAAGAAATTTCCGAAGGTCGAATTCGTCGAGTACGAGGAATTGCTGACTGACAGCGACGTGATCTCGATCCACCTGCTGCTGAATGACGAGACCCGCGGAATGGTGTCGCGCGCCTGCTTCGAGGCGATGAAGGTCGGCGCCATCCTCGTCAACACCGCACGCGGCGCCATCGTCGACGAGGAAGCCATGATCGACGCGCTGAAATCCGGCCAGCTCCGCCACGCCGGCCTCGACGTCTTCAACACCGAGCCGCTGCCGGCCGATCATCCGCTGACCAAGCTGCCGAACGTGACGCTGTCGGCGCATTCGGCGTTTCGCACGCCCGAGGCGAGCGAGAATTTGATGTCCGCGGCGTGGGTGCATTGTCGTAGGATTGCGAAGTAG
- a CDS encoding amidase translates to MADQGLIKETAVAVVGKLRSGEVTPLDLLDVLEKRIAQVDGKVNALPTLCFDRARNAAKALMKKPASERGLLAGLPVPIKDLTAVAGVLTTQGSPIYKDNVPAKSDILVEHLENNGGVIYAKSNTPEFGAGANTFNEVFGATRNPWDTSRSAAGSSGGAAVALATGTAWLAHGSDMGGSLRNPASFCGIVGLRPSIGRVAHTPVAAIDRNLGVQGPMARNVEDLALLLDAMSGEHPGDPLSLPRLPNSFLSAARSGTKPKRIAYSPDLGITPVDPEVAAITRKAAQRFAEAGVIVEEAHPDLREAHECFHVLRAFDFALSKAALLRSKRDQLKPEVIWNIEEGLKLSVEQLERAEAQRVAMTARTLEFFEKYDLLLAPATIVPPFPVENRYVAECAGKKFDNYVEWLGIVYAITLVCCPALSLPCGFTASGLPVGLQVVAPNRGEAQLLAGAKVLEDILGVRGTTPIDPRGPK, encoded by the coding sequence ATGGCCGATCAGGGGCTGATAAAAGAGACAGCGGTTGCCGTGGTCGGCAAGCTCAGGTCGGGTGAAGTCACGCCGCTCGATCTGCTCGACGTGCTGGAAAAGCGCATCGCCCAAGTCGACGGCAAGGTCAATGCGCTGCCGACGCTCTGCTTCGACCGCGCCCGCAACGCTGCCAAGGCGCTGATGAAGAAGCCGGCCTCCGAGCGCGGCCTGCTCGCGGGCCTGCCGGTGCCGATCAAGGACCTGACCGCGGTCGCCGGCGTGCTGACGACGCAGGGCTCGCCGATCTACAAAGATAACGTCCCGGCCAAATCCGACATCCTGGTCGAGCATCTCGAAAACAACGGCGGCGTGATCTACGCCAAATCCAACACGCCGGAATTCGGCGCCGGCGCCAACACCTTTAACGAAGTATTCGGCGCGACCCGCAATCCCTGGGACACGTCGCGCTCGGCGGCGGGCTCCTCAGGCGGCGCCGCGGTGGCGCTCGCCACCGGCACCGCGTGGCTGGCGCATGGTTCCGACATGGGCGGCAGCTTGCGTAATCCGGCGAGCTTCTGCGGCATCGTCGGCCTGCGTCCGAGCATCGGTCGGGTGGCGCATACGCCGGTGGCCGCGATCGATCGCAATCTCGGCGTCCAGGGCCCGATGGCCCGCAATGTCGAGGATCTCGCGCTGCTGCTCGACGCCATGAGCGGCGAGCATCCCGGCGATCCGCTGTCGCTGCCGCGGCTGCCGAACTCGTTTCTCTCCGCCGCGCGCTCCGGCACCAAGCCCAAACGAATTGCCTATTCGCCGGACCTCGGCATCACGCCGGTCGATCCGGAAGTCGCCGCCATCACCCGCAAGGCCGCGCAGCGTTTTGCAGAGGCCGGGGTCATCGTCGAGGAAGCCCATCCCGACCTGCGCGAGGCCCATGAATGTTTCCATGTGCTGCGTGCGTTCGATTTCGCGCTCTCCAAGGCGGCGCTGCTGCGTTCCAAGCGCGACCAGCTCAAGCCGGAGGTGATCTGGAATATCGAGGAGGGCCTGAAGCTTTCGGTCGAGCAGCTTGAACGCGCCGAGGCGCAGCGCGTCGCCATGACGGCGCGCACGCTGGAGTTCTTCGAGAAATACGACCTGCTGCTGGCGCCCGCGACCATCGTGCCACCGTTCCCGGTCGAGAACCGCTACGTCGCCGAATGCGCCGGCAAGAAGTTCGACAACTATGTCGAATGGCTCGGCATCGTCTACGCGATCACGCTGGTATGCTGCCCCGCTTTGTCGCTGCCCTGCGGGTTTACCGCCTCCGGCCTGCCGGTCGGATTGCAGGTGGTCGCGCCGAACCGCGGCGAGGCGCAACTGCTCGCAGGCGCCAAGGTGCTGGAAGATATTCTGGGCGTTCGCGGCACCACGCCGATTGATCCGCGGGGACCGAAGTAG
- a CDS encoding SDR family oxidoreductase — protein sequence MDLHLRGKRVLITGASKGIGAAAAEAFAEEGCDVMLAARNGEQLKALCERLRSAHQIGASAHVVDLRKPEDIAKLVKDAADIDILVNNAGDIPGGSIDKIDEATWRHAWELKVFGYINLTRAIYAQMKARGHGVIVNDIGAAGEKFDANYICGSAGNAALMAFTRALGGKSLADNIRVVGINPGPVGTDRHVTLLKTRAKNQFGDENRYKEFQKNMPLGRPAHAREIGDLMAFLASDRSGYTSGVIVTVDGGHTSGWS from the coding sequence ATGGATCTGCATCTGCGCGGCAAGCGCGTCCTGATCACCGGCGCCTCCAAGGGCATTGGCGCGGCCGCCGCCGAAGCCTTTGCCGAGGAAGGCTGCGACGTCATGCTCGCCGCCCGTAACGGCGAACAATTGAAGGCCCTGTGCGAGCGCCTGCGCTCCGCTCACCAGATCGGCGCGTCAGCCCATGTCGTCGACCTCCGCAAGCCCGAAGATATCGCAAAGCTCGTCAAGGATGCCGCCGACATCGATATCCTCGTCAACAATGCCGGCGACATTCCGGGCGGCTCGATCGACAAGATCGACGAGGCGACCTGGCGGCATGCCTGGGAGCTGAAAGTGTTCGGCTATATCAATCTTACCCGCGCGATCTACGCCCAGATGAAGGCGCGCGGCCACGGTGTCATCGTCAACGACATTGGTGCGGCCGGTGAAAAGTTCGACGCCAACTATATCTGCGGCAGCGCCGGCAACGCCGCCTTGATGGCCTTCACCCGCGCGCTCGGCGGCAAGAGCCTTGCGGACAACATCCGCGTGGTCGGTATCAATCCCGGCCCTGTTGGTACCGACCGCCACGTCACGCTGTTGAAGACCCGCGCCAAGAACCAGTTTGGCGACGAGAACCGCTACAAGGAATTCCAGAAGAACATGCCGCTCGGCCGCCCCGCCCACGCCCGCGAGATCGGCGACCTGATGGCGTTCCTGGCGTCGGACCGCTCCGGCTATACGTCGGGGGTGATCGTGACGGTGGACGGCGGGCACACGTCGGGGTGGAGTTAG
- a CDS encoding alpha/beta hydrolase → MTTPFSALDWRSMSQQERDRGLNNGEHVPGSVEMVAGWERRSGELRQRFPAHIDLRYGPRERNRIDFLKAADKAPTLLFIHGGYWQARAKEVFTVVAEGPMAHGINVALIGYTLAPDATLDEIVAEIHAGIDFFTGQLPALGAADLGIVVSGWSAGGHLTSMALSHPKVRAGMAISGIYDLDPIRHSYLNEKLRADGPTVHRNSPMMQAGGPSKPLSLVVGSAELPLLRKQTSDFAGHRARFGLPVTYEEIPGANHFTIMDEMMSPKGRITTLIRQLFERT, encoded by the coding sequence ATGACGACCCCGTTTTCGGCGCTTGACTGGCGCAGCATGAGCCAGCAGGAGCGCGATCGCGGCCTCAACAATGGCGAACATGTCCCCGGCAGCGTCGAGATGGTGGCCGGTTGGGAACGCCGCTCCGGCGAACTGCGCCAGCGCTTTCCTGCTCATATCGACCTCCGCTACGGCCCGCGCGAACGCAACCGGATCGATTTTCTCAAAGCCGCCGACAAGGCGCCGACACTGCTGTTCATTCACGGCGGCTATTGGCAGGCGCGTGCCAAGGAAGTGTTCACGGTAGTGGCCGAGGGCCCGATGGCGCATGGCATCAATGTCGCGCTGATCGGCTACACGCTGGCGCCGGATGCGACGCTGGATGAGATCGTCGCCGAAATCCATGCCGGCATTGATTTCTTCACCGGACAATTGCCGGCGCTCGGCGCCGCCGATCTAGGCATCGTGGTGTCCGGCTGGTCCGCCGGCGGCCATCTCACCTCGATGGCGCTGTCGCATCCGAAAGTGCGGGCAGGGATGGCGATATCAGGCATCTACGACCTCGATCCGATCCGCCATTCCTATCTGAACGAAAAACTCAGGGCGGATGGGCCGACCGTGCACCGCAATTCGCCGATGATGCAGGCGGGCGGTCCGTCGAAGCCGCTGTCGCTGGTGGTCGGCAGCGCGGAACTGCCGCTGCTGCGCAAGCAGACTTCGGATTTTGCCGGGCATCGTGCGCGATTTGGCTTGCCGGTGACCTACGAGGAAATCCCCGGCGCCAATCATTTCACCATCATGGATGAAATGATGTCGCCGAAGGGGAGGATCACGACGCTGATCCGGCAGTTGTTCGAGCGGACGTAG
- a CDS encoding zinc-binding alcohol dehydrogenase family protein: protein MPVAPKPDVRPMTVQARCVRLSAKGADAASLAPVVETHALSRADNELLIEVKAAAVNPSDVKAATGLMPYAVFPRTPGRDYAGVVIDGPQGWIGREVFGSSGDLGIRRDGTHATHFVVEADAVVEKPKGLSWEEAAGIGVPFVTAMEGLRRAGIPKSGETVLVMGVNGKVGQAATQIATWHGARVIGVVRRSEPYEGHANSKVEVIDASTTDVAARVRELTGGKGADIVFNTVGDPYFEAAHKSLALRGRQILIAAVDRIVQFNILEFYRGQHTYVGIDTLGLTSIATGAVLKELGSGFASGHLKPFPIKPNAIYPLEEAKAAFVAVAGSSRDRVILKP from the coding sequence ATGCCGGTTGCCCCAAAGCCAGATGTTCGGCCGATGACGGTCCAGGCACGCTGTGTCCGGCTCTCCGCCAAAGGCGCCGATGCAGCTTCGCTGGCGCCGGTGGTCGAGACGCACGCGTTGTCGCGGGCCGATAATGAGCTGCTGATCGAGGTCAAGGCGGCCGCCGTCAATCCGTCGGATGTGAAGGCTGCGACCGGGCTGATGCCCTATGCGGTGTTTCCCCGCACGCCCGGCCGCGACTATGCGGGTGTCGTGATCGATGGCCCGCAGGGCTGGATCGGCCGCGAGGTGTTCGGCTCATCAGGCGATCTCGGTATCCGTCGCGACGGCACCCACGCCACGCACTTTGTTGTCGAGGCCGATGCCGTGGTGGAGAAGCCGAAGGGGCTTTCGTGGGAAGAAGCCGCCGGCATCGGCGTGCCCTTCGTCACCGCGATGGAAGGCCTACGCCGCGCCGGTATCCCGAAGAGCGGCGAGACCGTGCTGGTGATGGGCGTCAACGGCAAGGTCGGTCAGGCCGCGACGCAAATCGCGACCTGGCACGGCGCGCGCGTGATCGGCGTCGTCCGCAGGAGCGAGCCGTATGAAGGCCACGCCAATTCGAAGGTCGAGGTGATCGACGCGTCCACCACCGATGTCGCGGCGCGCGTCCGCGAACTCACCGGCGGCAAGGGCGCCGACATCGTGTTCAATACGGTCGGCGATCCTTATTTCGAGGCCGCGCATAAATCGCTGGCGCTGCGCGGGCGGCAGATCCTGATCGCCGCCGTCGACCGCATCGTGCAGTTCAACATTCTCGAGTTCTATCGCGGTCAGCACACCTATGTCGGCATCGACACGCTTGGTCTAACGTCGATCGCAACCGGCGCTGTGCTCAAAGAGTTAGGCTCCGGCTTCGCCAGCGGGCATCTCAAACCGTTTCCTATCAAGCCGAACGCGATCTATCCGCTGGAGGAGGCCAAGGCGGCCTTCGTCGCGGTCGCCGGTTCGTCGCGGGATCGCGTGATTTTGAAGCCGTAA